In Carya illinoinensis cultivar Pawnee chromosome 6, C.illinoinensisPawnee_v1, whole genome shotgun sequence, a single genomic region encodes these proteins:
- the LOC122313309 gene encoding calmodulin-binding transcription activator 2-like isoform X2: MLEQDLMHIVFVHYLEVKGNRTNIGGIRERDEFASDFQKDSPLSSSFPTNHKGAPCGSTDSPSPTNSLTSLYEDADSEDSYQASSRSRFLESPSMENGPLSDRMDAGGASSYFVHPSADNYSVSLIGANYISDVQKDGPRDSDGITHVTGSQDAIDLASWEAVLENSRGFHSSVASRASSEPQSTLTDIFLGQENMTIGEHLTGESVLKEEFQNTVPREPNWQISYGNNSVHLSTWPMNQLSNFELENDLDTALFEPGTLNMNARSAPEPFSTHPVQQNEQPVQNYLQTQLTNAESQFSIKSNSETDMLFEGSNGNYALTLRKPLLDGEEALKKVDSFSRWVTRELGDVDDLHLQSSSGLSWSTVECGSVVDDSSLSPSLSQDQLFSILDFSPKWAYTDSETEVLITGTFLKSLPEVTKCNWSCMFGEVEVPAEVLANGILCCHTPPHTVGQVPFYITCSNRVACSEVREFDYRVGSIKDIDIAVIYSGAANDMHLHLRLERLLSLRSVIPPSHVVESVTVKQELISKIITLKEEEEYNQTPEPILQRGLFQHEVEYLLKLLLKEKLYSWLLRKVCEGGKGPNILDDDGQGVIHLAAALGYDWAIKPIVTAEVSINFRDINGWTALHWAASCGREQTVAFLVSLGAAPGALTDPSPQFPLGRTPADLASGKGHKGISGFIAESSLTSYLKSLTMNDQTEDGMPEVSGTKGVLTISERTATPVNYIDAADALSLKDSLNAVCNATQAADRIHQMFRMHSFERRRITQHDDGGGSLSDECALSLVSAKTRKPGQSDRLVHSAATHIQKKYRGWKKRKEFLTIRQRIVKIQAHVRGHQVRKQYRTIVWSVGILEKVILRWRRKGIGLRGFRPDVHKDPKPQVVPSAEDDYDFLKEGRKQTEERLQKALTRVKSMVQYPEGRAQYRRLLTVVEGFQETKAGHMALNSPEETGDVDEDEININALLDDEMLMDDQAFMSIAFE, from the exons GGATTTGATGCACATAGTTTTTGTCCACTACTTGGAAGTTAAG GGAAATAGGACAAATATTGGAGGTATTAGAGAGAGGGATGAGTTTGCATCCGATTTCCAGAAGGACAGCCCTCTGAGTTCTAGCTTTCCCACAAATCATAAAGGGGCACCTTGCGGAAGTACAGATTCCCCAAGCCCAACCAATTCTCTTACATCGTTATATGAAGATGCAGATTCTG AGGATAGTTATCAAGCAAGTTCAAGATCTCGCTTTCTTGAGTCACCATCAATGGAGAATGGTCCTCTGTCAGACAGGATGGATGCTGGTGGTGCAAGTTCTTATTTTGTGCATCCCTCTGCAG ATAATTATTCTGTGTCATTAATTGGGGCAAATTATATCTCAGACGTCCAGAAAGATGGACCTAGAGATAGTGATGGTATTACTCATGTGACTGGTTCCCAAGACGCAATTGATTTGGCATCCTGGGAGGCGGTCTTGGAAAACTCCAGAGGATTCCATTCCTCTGTAGCTTCTCGTGCATCATCTGAACCTCAATCTACCTTAACGGATATCTTCCTTGGACAAGAAAATATGACTATAGGTGAGCATTTAACTGGCGAGAGTGTCCTCAAAGAAGAGTTTCAGAATACTGTGCCAAGGGAACCAAATTGGCAG ATATCTTATGGCAATAATTCAGTACATTTGTCCACATGGCCTATGAACCAGttatcaaattttgaattggAAAATGATCTGGATACAGCTTTATTTGAGCCTGGAACTCTTAATATGAATGCGAGAAGTGCTCCTGAGCCGTTTTCTACTCATCCAGTTCAGCAAAATGAACAACCTGTGCAGAACTATCTTCAAACACAGCTTACAAATGCTGAATCtcagttttcaataaaatcaaatTCCGAAACCGATATGCTCTTTGAGGGATCTAATGGCAACTATGCCTTGACTCTGAGAAAACCATTGTTAGATGGTGAAGAGGCTTTGAAGAAAGTTGACAGTTTTTCTCGATGGGTTACTAGAGAACTTGGAGATGTAGATGATTTGCATTTACAGAGCTCGTCTGGTTTATCATGGAGCACTGTCGAATGTGGAAGTGTAGTTGATGATTCCTCGTTGAGTCCCTCTCTATCTCAGGACCAGctttttagtattttagatttttcACCAAAGTGGGCTTACACAGATTCAGAAACTGAG GTTCTGATAACTGGAACATTTTTAAAGAGTCTACCCGAGGTAACAAAATGTAACTGGTCATGTATGTTTGGGGAAGTGGAGGTTCCTGCAGAAGTTTTAGCGAATGGGATTCTTTGTTGCCATACTCCACCTCACACCGTTGGGCAAGTCCCTTTTTATATAACATGCTCCAACAGGGTAGCCTGTAGCGAAGTGCGTGAGTTCGACTATCGAGTGGGCTCTATTAAAGATATAGATATTGCAGTTATCTACAGTGGTGCTGCAAATGATATGCATCTTCATTTGCGTCTTGAGAGGTTACTTTCTCTGAGATCTGTCATCCCTCCAAGTCACGTGGTTGAAAGTGTTACTGTGAAACAGGAGTTAATCAGCAAGATTATAACATTGAAGGAGGAAGAGGAATATAACCAGACTCCAGAGCCAATCTTGCAGAGGGGCTTGTTCCAACACGAAGTGGAGTATCTCCTTAAACTGTTGCTGAAAGAGAAGTTGTACTCATGGCTCCTCCGTAAAGTATGTGAAGGGGGTAAAGGGCCTAATATATTGGATGATGATGGGCAAGGTGTGATACATTTAGCAGCTGCCCTTGGTTATGATTGGGCCATAAAACCAATCGTAACAGCAGAAGTTAGTATCAATTTCCGGGACATAAATGGATGGACTGCCCTTCATTGGGCTGCGTCTTGTGGCAG AGAGCAGACAGTAGCATTCCTTGTCTCTCTAGGTGCCGCACCTGGAGCATTGACAGATCCATCTCCTCAATTTCCTTTGGGTAGAACACCAGCAGACCTGGCATCTGGAAAGGGACACAAAGGAATCTCTGGTTTTATTGCAGAGTCTTCCTTGACCAGCTACCTCAAATCCCTAACAATGAATGATCAAACAGAAGATGGAATGCCAGAAGTTTCTGGAACGAAAGGTGTGCTAACAATTTCAGAACGGACAGCAACACCTGTGAATTATATTGACGCGGCAGATGCACTGTCGCTGAAGGATTCACTTAATGCTGTCTGCAATGCCACACAAGCTGCTGATCGTATACATCAAATGTTCAGGATGCATTCATTTGAAAGAAGGCGGATAACTCAGCATGATGATGGTGGTGGTAGCTTGTCAGATGAATGCGCTCTTTCACTTGTATCTGCCAAGACACGCAAGCCTGGGCAAAGTGATAGATTAGTCCATTCCGCTGCAACACATATACAGAAGAAGTACCGtggttggaagaaaagaaaagaattcttAACAATCCGTCAAAGAATTGTCAAAATTCAG GCCCATGTCAGGGGACACCAGGTGAGGAAACAATATAGAACCATCGTCTGGTCTGTAGGAATTTTGGAGAAGGTTATATTGCGCTGGAGACGTAAAGGGATTGGTTTGCGGGGATTCCGACCAGATGTACACAAAGACCCCAAACCACAAGTTGTGCCCTCAGCAGAGGATGATTATGATTTTcttaaagaaggaagaaaacaGACAGAGGAAAGGTTGCAAAAAGCTCTCACTCGGGTGAAGTCTATGGTGCAGTATCCAGAGGGACGGGCTCAATACCGTAGGCTGCTAACAGTAGTTGAAGGGTTCCAAGAGACCAAG GCAGGTCATATGGCCTTGAACAGTCCTGAAGAAACAGGTGATGTTGATGAGGATGAAATTAATATCAATGCCCTGCTGGACGATGAAATGCTGATGGATGATCAGGCGTTCATGTCTATAGCATTTGAGTAA